A genome region from Akkermansiaceae bacterium includes the following:
- a CDS encoding leucine--tRNA ligase, giving the protein MSETRKPFPFDEFEPKWQSRWDAEKTFRTPNPGEEGFDASKPKYYVLDMFPYPSGAGLHVGHPEGYTATDIIGRYKRMNGFSVLHPMGYDSFGLPAEQYAIKTGQHPAITTAANIETFRRQLKSLGFAYDWDREIATTDPEYVRWTQWIFLQIYNSYFCEETNKAKPISELEAKGWSREEIDNVRLAFVADTPVWWSPDLGTVLANEEVEEWKAKGHTVERRPLRQWMLRITKYAQRLIDELDTLDWPEGIKLLQKNWIGRSEGATVKFQISNFNSQVEVFTTRPDTLFGATYMVLAPEHPFVSEITTEENKVAVEAYQKACSAKSDLDRGDLNKDKSGVFTGAYAVNPVNNQEIPIWIADYVMMGYGTGAIMAVPAHDERDFEFAQRFDLPVIQVVKPSDDSDWQGYTAPGTAINSGFLDGLPTAEAKAKMIAWLVENEKGKRKIQFKLRDWLFSRQRYWGEPFPIVWKDGLHSAVADEELPLLAPPLDDYKPSGSPEPILSKAREWVELPDGFTRETNTMPQWAGSCWYYLRYCDPGNSDRFISKDAERYWSDEKPGMVDLYVGGTEHAVLHLLYARFWHKVLFDLGHVRTPEPFQKLVNQGLILGEDGQKMSKSRGNVVNPDDVVKEYGADSLRLYEMFMGPLEQVKPWQMKGVEGVSRFLARVWRLAVTEEGGVSGKIQDAPCTDKELLRVVHETIRKVGEDIEKLSFNTAISQMMICTNAFTQAGAVPLKEFTDFLKILNPFAPHLSEEIHSRIGGKGLLSETEWPAYDDQALIRTECELVVQVNGKLRDRIWMAMDAPEETAKELAFSSPKIKEHTDGKMIRKVIYVPGKIMNLVVG; this is encoded by the coding sequence ATGTCCGAAACACGCAAACCTTTCCCCTTCGACGAATTCGAGCCCAAGTGGCAATCGCGCTGGGATGCCGAGAAAACCTTCCGCACGCCCAATCCCGGCGAGGAGGGCTTCGATGCCTCCAAGCCGAAGTATTACGTCCTCGACATGTTCCCCTACCCGAGCGGCGCGGGCCTCCACGTCGGCCACCCGGAAGGCTACACCGCCACCGACATCATCGGGCGCTACAAGCGGATGAACGGATTCAGCGTCCTCCACCCCATGGGCTACGATTCCTTCGGGCTGCCCGCCGAGCAATACGCGATCAAGACCGGCCAGCATCCGGCAATCACCACCGCCGCGAACATCGAGACCTTCCGCCGCCAGCTCAAATCACTTGGCTTCGCCTATGACTGGGATCGCGAGATCGCCACCACCGATCCGGAATACGTGCGCTGGACCCAGTGGATTTTCCTCCAGATCTACAATTCCTATTTCTGCGAGGAAACCAACAAGGCGAAGCCCATTTCCGAGCTCGAGGCGAAAGGATGGAGCCGGGAGGAAATCGACAATGTTCGCCTCGCCTTCGTGGCCGACACGCCGGTCTGGTGGTCGCCGGATCTCGGCACCGTCCTCGCCAACGAGGAGGTCGAGGAATGGAAGGCGAAAGGCCACACCGTCGAGCGCCGCCCGCTGCGCCAATGGATGCTGCGCATCACCAAATACGCCCAGCGCCTCATCGACGAACTCGATACGCTCGACTGGCCCGAGGGAATCAAGCTGCTTCAGAAAAACTGGATCGGCAGGAGCGAAGGGGCGACCGTCAAATTTCAAATTTCGAATTTCAACTCCCAAGTGGAGGTGTTCACGACGCGGCCCGATACGCTTTTCGGTGCGACATACATGGTTCTCGCTCCCGAGCATCCGTTTGTTTCGGAAATCACCACGGAGGAAAACAAGGTGGCGGTGGAGGCTTATCAGAAAGCCTGTTCAGCGAAGTCGGATCTCGATCGCGGCGACCTCAACAAGGACAAGTCCGGCGTTTTCACCGGTGCCTACGCGGTCAATCCGGTCAACAACCAGGAAATCCCGATCTGGATCGCGGACTACGTGATGATGGGTTACGGCACCGGCGCGATCATGGCCGTGCCCGCGCATGACGAGCGGGATTTTGAGTTCGCGCAACGTTTCGATCTGCCGGTCATCCAGGTGGTGAAACCGTCGGATGATTCCGACTGGCAGGGTTACACGGCTCCCGGAACCGCCATCAACTCCGGCTTCCTCGACGGCCTGCCCACCGCCGAGGCCAAGGCCAAGATGATCGCCTGGCTCGTCGAGAACGAGAAGGGCAAGCGCAAGATCCAGTTCAAGCTCCGCGACTGGCTGTTCTCCCGCCAGCGCTATTGGGGCGAGCCGTTTCCCATCGTCTGGAAGGACGGCCTGCATTCCGCCGTGGCCGATGAGGAGCTACCTTTGCTCGCGCCGCCGCTCGACGATTACAAACCCAGCGGCTCACCGGAACCCATCCTCTCGAAAGCCCGCGAATGGGTCGAGCTTCCCGACGGTTTCACCCGCGAGACCAACACCATGCCGCAGTGGGCGGGTTCCTGCTGGTATTACCTCCGCTACTGCGATCCTGGTAATTCCGACCGTTTCATCTCGAAGGACGCCGAGCGATACTGGTCGGATGAGAAACCGGGAATGGTCGATCTCTACGTCGGCGGCACCGAGCATGCGGTGCTGCATCTCCTCTATGCGCGTTTCTGGCACAAGGTGCTCTTCGATCTCGGCCACGTCCGCACTCCGGAGCCGTTCCAGAAGCTCGTCAACCAAGGCCTGATCCTCGGCGAGGACGGGCAGAAGATGTCCAAGTCCCGCGGCAACGTGGTCAATCCCGACGATGTGGTGAAGGAATACGGCGCGGATTCCCTGCGCCTCTACGAAATGTTCATGGGGCCGCTGGAGCAGGTGAAGCCATGGCAGATGAAAGGCGTGGAGGGCGTCTCGCGCTTCCTCGCCCGCGTCTGGCGCCTGGCCGTCACCGAGGAGGGCGGGGTTTCCGGGAAAATCCAGGACGCGCCGTGCACCGACAAGGAGCTGCTCCGCGTCGTCCACGAGACGATCAGGAAGGTCGGCGAGGACATCGAGAAACTCAGTTTCAACACCGCGATCTCGCAGATGATGATCTGCACCAACGCCTTCACGCAGGCGGGCGCGGTGCCGCTGAAGGAGTTCACGGATTTCCTGAAAATCCTCAATCCCTTCGCCCCGCACCTCAGCGAGGAGATCCATTCCCGCATCGGCGGCAAAGGCCTGCTTTCCGAGACCGAATGGCCGGCTTACGACGACCAAGCCCTGATCCGCACCGAGTGCGAACTCGTCGTGCAGGTCAACGGCAAGCTCCGCGACCGTATCTGGATGGCCATGGATGCGCCCGAAGAAACCGCCAAGGAACTCGCCTTCTCATCGCCGAAAATCAAGGAGCACACCGATGGCAAGATGATCCGCAAGGTGATCTACGTCCCCGGCAAGATCATGAACCTGGTGGTTGGATAG